From Choloepus didactylus isolate mChoDid1 chromosome 19, mChoDid1.pri, whole genome shotgun sequence, one genomic window encodes:
- the LOC119515438 gene encoding maestro heat-like repeat-containing protein family member 7 isoform X2 has protein sequence MCFFPLGTQREDIKSLLPCFLDSLCETDEKIVLLAIQILLHLVTTMDFTTLAAMMRTLFSLFGDVRPNVHRFSMTLFGASIKSVKYTDKKGVENQVLDSLVPLLLYSQDENDAVAEESRRVLTICAQFLKWKLPQEVYCKDPWYSKPSEVGTICKFFGKKCKGKVNILAQALMYSKNAKLPIRRAAALFVDLRDLLHDSEPSVRIIASQALFRVQKVAADPEPRRTVCRLRKLLGCLPT, from the exons ATGTGTTTCTTCCCTTTGGGCACCCAGAGAGAAGACATCAAGAGCCTGTTGCCATGCTTCTTAGACAGCTTATGTGAAACTGATGAGAAGATCGTTTTATTGGCCATCCAGATACTCCTGCACCTCGTCACCACAATGGATTTCACCACCCTGGCTGCCATGATGAGAACCTTGTTCTCCTTATTTGGTGAT GTGAGACCTAATGTTCATCGTTTCTCCATGACCCTCTTTGGAGCTTCCATAAAGTCTGTGAAATACACAGATAAGAAGGGTGTAGAGAACCAAGTCCTGGACAGCTTGGTCCCACTGCTTCTGTATTCTCAGGATGAAAATGATGCAGTAGCTGAG GAAAGCAGGCGAGTCCTAACTATATGTGCCCAGTTCCTGAAGTGGAAGCTACCTCAAGAGGTGTACTGCAAAGATCCCTGGTACAGCAAACCTAGCGAAGTTGGAACAATCTGCAAATTCTTT ggaaaaaaatgcaagGGGAAAGTTAACATCCTAGCCCAAGCATTGATGTACTCAAAAAATGCAAAACTTCCCATCAGAAGAGCAGCTGCCCTATTTGTAG ATCTGCGAGATCTCCTGCATGACTCTGAGCCATCTGTGCGCATCATCGCCTCCCAGGCTCTGTTCCGAGTTCAGAAGGTGGCAGCTGACCCAGAACCCAGGCGGACAGTTTGCAGGTTGAGGAAGCTCTTGGGCTGCCTCCCTACGTAG
- the LOC119515438 gene encoding maestro heat-like repeat-containing protein family member 7 isoform X1 has translation MCFFPLGTQREDIKSLLPCFLDSLCETDEKIVLLAIQILLHLVTTMDFTTLAAMMRTLFSLFGDVRPNVHRFSMTLFGASIKSVKYTDKKGVENQVLDSLVPLLLYSQDENDAVAEESRRVLTICAQFLKWKLPQEVYCKDPWYSKPSEVGTICKFFGKKCKGKVNILAQALMYSKNAKLPIRRAAALFVGLLSKYTDHDELRMKGTDWIEDDLRDLLHDSEPSVRIIASQALFRVQKVAADPEPRRTVCRLRKLLGCLPT, from the exons ATGTGTTTCTTCCCTTTGGGCACCCAGAGAGAAGACATCAAGAGCCTGTTGCCATGCTTCTTAGACAGCTTATGTGAAACTGATGAGAAGATCGTTTTATTGGCCATCCAGATACTCCTGCACCTCGTCACCACAATGGATTTCACCACCCTGGCTGCCATGATGAGAACCTTGTTCTCCTTATTTGGTGAT GTGAGACCTAATGTTCATCGTTTCTCCATGACCCTCTTTGGAGCTTCCATAAAGTCTGTGAAATACACAGATAAGAAGGGTGTAGAGAACCAAGTCCTGGACAGCTTGGTCCCACTGCTTCTGTATTCTCAGGATGAAAATGATGCAGTAGCTGAG GAAAGCAGGCGAGTCCTAACTATATGTGCCCAGTTCCTGAAGTGGAAGCTACCTCAAGAGGTGTACTGCAAAGATCCCTGGTACAGCAAACCTAGCGAAGTTGGAACAATCTGCAAATTCTTT ggaaaaaaatgcaagGGGAAAGTTAACATCCTAGCCCAAGCATTGATGTACTCAAAAAATGCAAAACTTCCCATCAGAAGAGCAGCTGCCCTATTTGTAG GGCTCCTATCAAAATACACAGATCATGATGAGCTCAGGATGAAGGGTACTGACTGGATAGAGGATG ATCTGCGAGATCTCCTGCATGACTCTGAGCCATCTGTGCGCATCATCGCCTCCCAGGCTCTGTTCCGAGTTCAGAAGGTGGCAGCTGACCCAGAACCCAGGCGGACAGTTTGCAGGTTGAGGAAGCTCTTGGGCTGCCTCCCTACGTAG